In the Actinomycetota bacterium genome, TTCGTTCCGCAGGCAAGTCACGCATTTCTGTACCATAATACCGGCTTTCCTCACCTTGGGGTTCTTCTGGCGACGTTAAGGCGACACGGCCGCTTGAATTATCGCTCGTTGCCGAACCAAGCGGTGTATTCCGCTTTCCATTGCTTTGGTGCCGAGGAGCCCGGAGACTATTCACTTTCGTACCTTGGGATGCCTCAGCTGATGCCGCTGTTGCCAAAGGCGCAGGCAAGGAGGTTTGCGTGGAAATGGGTCAAGGAACAAGGCCGAGGGTTCTTTCGGCATCGTCAATCGTATCCGGGCCTTTACGTTGGCACGCTTGCTCACTTAAGGCGATACGGAGGGATTAGGGCGCTGGTTTGGCTTGCAGTGCTCCGGGTCGAACATGCGCTTTTCGGCCGCATCAGACCACATCTGATCACATTGGCGCACAGGATCCTTCCCGACAGATTCAAGCGTTTCCTGCGGTCGCAGGTACGGGAATCAATCGATTGACCAGTGCTTTTCAGGACGTGAGAACATGCAGTCAATTTGAGATAGCATCCTGGTGGATGTGAACCAGACTACTCGATGTCCAAGACGTGATTAGGGGCGAACCCGTGGTAGTGAGTTGCGGGGAACGGTTTCTCTTGAGCGTACGGTAGCGCCTCAGCACTCAATAGAAATCTTGGCACTCGAAAGGTGTCATGTGGGATAGAATAAGGATATGCAGAACAACCAGATGCCAATAGTCAGCATGGGGATGCCAGATAGCGATGACGCTTCCAAGCCCCTAATAACAACAATTATTCCAACATACCGT is a window encoding:
- a CDS encoding glycosyltransferase family 2 protein, which codes for MNLFIYIPTYNRPNALIRQLASIEAQRADWPGKLRVLVSDNASPLISDDDLASYAKRFDVEVRRNPANLGGNANIALGFLFADLDEHLWVLGDDDELDPRALSYIAQFGSGGQADAIVLTPGVDEVTDVVHEWKHAWAGVKGSGLIGNMIYRASVFVPQASHAFLYHNTGFPHLGVLLATLRRHGRLNYRSLPNQAVYSAFHCFGAEEPGDYSLSYLGMPQLMPLLPKAQARRFAWKWVKEQGRGFFRHRQSYPGLYVGTLAHLRRYGGIRALVWLAVLRVEHALFGRIRPHLITLAHRILPDRFKRFLRSQVRESID